Proteins encoded in a region of the Raphanus sativus cultivar WK10039 chromosome 8, ASM80110v3, whole genome shotgun sequence genome:
- the LOC108822585 gene encoding LOW QUALITY PROTEIN: protein transport protein SEC23 F (The sequence of the model RefSeq protein was modified relative to this genomic sequence to represent the inferred CDS: inserted 1 base in 1 codon; deleted 2 bases in 1 codon), whose translation MAEMANMDPEGMDGVRMTWNVWPRTKVEASKCVVPLAASISPIRRHSDIPSLPYAPLKCRTCVSLLNAFSRVDFAAKIWICPFCFQRNPFPPHYHRISETHLPGELYPQYTTVEYALPPSSASALNSIPDPAVLLLLPPPPVFVFVLDTCMIEEELGFAKSALKQAIGLXPENALVGFVSFGTQAHVHELGFSEMSKVFVFRGNKEVSKDQVLDQLGLSSRRAPTTSGFAKGGGGGAQNGFQSASGVNRFLLPASDCEYTLDLLLDELQSDQWPVQPGHRSQRCTGVALSVAAGLLGACLPGTGARIVALVGGPCTEGPGTIISKDLSEPVRSHKDLDKDAAPYYKKAVKFYDSIAKQLVAQGHVLDLFASALDQVGVAEMKVAVESTGGLVVLSESFGHSVFKDSFKRVFEDGEQSLGLCFNGSLEINCSKDIKIQGVIGPCSSLEKKGPSVADTVIGEGNTNAWKLCGLDKSTCLTVFFDLSSTGSNAPGTVNPQFYLQFVTSYQNPEGQTLIRVTTITRQWVDTAVSTEELVQGFDQETAAVVMARLASLKMETEEGFDATRWLDRTLIRLCSKFGDYRKDDPSSFTLNPYFSLFPQFIFNLRRSQFVQVFNNSPDETAYFRMLLNRENISNATVMIQPSLTSYTFSSPPQPALLDVASIAADRILLLDAYFSVVVFHGMTIAQWRNMGYHHQAEHEAFAQLLQAPQEDSQMIVRERFPVPRLVVCDQHGSQARFLLAKLNPSATYNNANMSAGSDVIFTDDVSLQVFFEHLQKLAVQS comes from the exons atGGCGGAGATGGCGAACATGGATCCGGAAGGCATGGACGGAGTCCGGATGACCTGGAACGTCTGGCCACGCACCAAGGTCGAAGCCAGCAAGTGCGTCGTCCCCCTCGCCGCCTCCATCTCCCCGATCCGCCGCCACTCCGACATCCCTTCCCTCCCCTACGCTCCCCTCAAGTGCCGCACCTGCGTCTCCCTCCTCAACGCCTTCTCCCGCGTCGATTTCGCCGCCAAGATCTGGATCTGCCCCTTCTGCTTCCAGCGCAACCCTTTCCCTCCTCACTACCACAGGATCTCCGAGACCCACCTCCCCGGCGAGCTCTATCCTCAGTACACCACCGTCGAGTACGCCCTCCCTCCCTCCTCCGCCTCCGCTCTCAATTCGATCCCAGATCCGGCGGTTCTGCTcctcctccctcctcctcctgTTTTCGTGTTTGTTCTCGACACGTGTATGATCGAGGAGGAGCTGGGGTTCGCTAAATCCGCGTTAAAGCAGGCGATCGGGC CTCCGGAGAATGCTTTGGTTGGGTTTGTGTCTTTTGGCACGCAGGCGCACGTGCATGAGTTGGGATTCTCTGAGATGTCTAAAGTTTTCGTCTTTAGAGGGAACAAAGAAGTGTCCAAGGATCAGGTTTTGGATCAGTTGGGGCTTTCCTCCAGGAGAGCTCCTACTACTTCTGGGTTTGctaaaggaggaggaggaggagctcaGAATGGGTTCCAGAGTGCTTCTGGTGTCAACAGGTTCCTCCTGCCTGCGTCTGATTGCGAGTACACTCTTGACTTG CTTTTGGATGAGCTGCAATCAGACCAGTGGCCTGTTCAGCCAGGTCATCGTTCCCAACGGTGCACAGGTGTGGCGTTGAGTGTGGCTGCTGGATTGCTTGGAGCTTGCTTGCCTGGAACTGGGGCTAGAATCGTAGCTTTGGTCGGAGGTCCATGTACAGAGGGCCCTGGAACG attatCTCAAAGGATTTATCAGAGCCTGTGCGTTCCCACAAAGATTTGGATAAAGATGCTGCTCCTTATTATAAAAAAGCTGTCAAGTTTTATGATAGTATTGCAAAGCAGCTGGTCGCTCAGGGTCATGTGTTAGACCTTTTCGCTTCTGCTCTTGATCAG GTTGGGGTTGCTGAAATGAAAGTTGCAGTTGAAAGTACCGGTGGGCTTGTTGTTCTGTCCGAAAGTTTTGGGCATTCCGTATTTAAAGATTCCTTCAAGCGGGTGTTTGAAGATGGCGAGCAGTCTCTTGGCCTCTGCTTTAA TGGCTCGCTTGAGATCAATTGCTCAAAAGACATCAAAATTCAAGGTGTTATCGGGCCTTGCTCATCATTAGAAAAG AAAGGTCCAAGTGTTGCCGACACAGTAATTGGGGAGGGGAATACAAATGCTTGGAAGTTATGTGGCCTCGACAAGAGCACTTGCTTGACTGTATTCTTTGATCTATCCTCAACTGGTTCAAATGCTCCTGGAACTGTAAATCCTCAGTTTTATTTGCAGTTTGTTACAAG TTACCAAAACCCTGAAGGTCAAACATTGATCCGGGTTACAACAATAACCAGACAATGGGTAGATACTGCTGTGAGCACAGAG GAACTTGTGCAAGGATTTGATCAAGAAACTGCTGCTGTGGTCATGGCAAGATTAGCTTCCTTAAAAATGGAAACGGAG GAGGGATTTGATGCTACTCGATGGCTAGATCGGACTCTCATTCGTCTGTGCTCAAAATTCGGTGACTATAGAAAGGATGACCCATCCTCATTTACACTGAATCCATATTTTTCATTGTTCCCGCAATTCATATTTAATCTGCGGAGGTCACAGTTTGTTCAG GTCTTTAACAATAGTCCAGATGAAACTGCATATTTCCGCATGCTGCTAAACCGGGAGAATATATCAAATGCAACTGTCATGATCCAGCCATCGCTGACATCATATACATTCAGTTCACCACCTCAGCCAGCTTTGCTTGATGTGGCTTCCATTGCAGCCGACAGAATTCTTCTGTTAGATGCATATTTTAGTGTTGTTGTCTTCCATGGCATGACAATAGCACAATGGCGAAACATGGGTTATCATCATCAAGCTGAACATGAG GCATTTGCTCAGCTACTGCAAGCTCCTCAAGAGGATTCCCAGATGATAGTCCGGGAGCGTTTCCCAGTCCCGAGATTAGTTGTGTGTGATCAACATGGATCACAG GCAAGGTTTTTATTGGCAAAGCTGAATCCATCGGCCACTTACAACAATGCAAAC ATGTCAGCAGGATCAGATGTAATCTTCACTGACGACGTGAGCCTGCAAGTCTTTTTTGAGCATCTTCAGAAACTGGCCGTGCAATCCTGA
- the LOC108822248 gene encoding uncharacterized protein LOC108822248, whose product MTTIQTGPSTLKQPALFKRWGRRHPFVRYGLPMISLTVFGALGLGQLLQGSNDIAKVKDVQEWEIIETRKALSRTGPVDAYQPKNTSIQDELKAMQGKVDINTYEYKKIPKL is encoded by the exons ATGACAACAATCCAAACTGGTCCTTCTACTCTCAAGCAGCCAGCATTGTTTAAAAGGTGGGGAAGGAGACACCCTTTTGTACGATACGGACTTCCCATGATCTCTCTCACTGTTTTCGGAGCCCTTGGACTCGGCCAACTCCTCCAAGGCAGTAATGATATCGCAAAGGTGAAAGACGTCCAGGAATGGGAGATTATCGAGACGAGAAAGGCTCTTTCTAGAACTGGACCTGTCGATGCTTATCAACCTAAAAACACTTCCATCCAAGACGAGCTCAAG GCTATGCAAGGGAAGGTGGACATAAACACGTACGAGTACAAGAAAATTCCAAAACTATAA
- the LOC108822245 gene encoding uncharacterized protein LOC108822245: MAIPFKQLLTPLLLLQVISLSVLVSAELISSLNTHSAPSNNKHSNEYCAMYDICGQRSDGKVLNCPYPSPSVKPDDLFSAKIQSLCPTITGNVCCTETQFDTLRSQVQQAVPFLVGCPACLRNFLNLFCELSCSPNQSLFINVTSIAQVGGNLTVDGIDYLTTDMFGEGLYESCKEVKFGTMNTRAINFVGGGAQNFKEWFAFIGQKAPPGFPGSPYAINFKSSTPGLSAMAPMNVSTYSCGDTSLGCSCGDCPSSPACSSPEPLPPPHQEDSCSFRIGPLKVRCIELSMALLYILLVSSFFGWAAFSRTRDITQPDGSSESLVHLLEGDGINSELKKSTLGVKGKRHAHLSPVQRYMATFYKTYGSWIARNPSLVLIISVAVVLALSSGLLHFKVETRPEKLWVGPESKAAEEKKFFDSHLSPFYRIEQLILATIPDPKTGRAPSIVTEENILLLFDIQEKVDQIRGNYSGSEVFLTDICLKPLGEDCATQSILQYFKMDAENYDEYGGIEHAEYCFQHYTSSELCLSAFQAPVDPSAVLGGFSGSNYSEATAFVITYPVNNIVGDSSNENARAIAWEKSFIQLAKEELLSMVQSNNLTLSFSSESSIEEELKRESTADVITIAASYLVMFVYISVTLGDAPQFSTFFISSKVLLGLSGVVLVLLSVLGSVGFFSALGVKSTLIIMEVIPFLVLAVGVDNMCILVRAVKRQPRDISLEDRISSALVEVGPSITLASLSEVLAFAVGAFVPMPACRIFSMFAALAILLDFFLQITAFVALIVFDCRRAADNRIDCFPCVKVSSSSQESVEGGSEPGFLERYMKEVHAPVLGLWVVKMVVVAVFLAFALASIALSPRLETGLEQKIVLPRDSYLQDYFDSLAEYLRVGPPLYFVVKDYNYSLESRQTNQLCSISQCNSNSLLNEISRASQAPETSYIAKPAASWLDDFLVWLSPEAFGCCRKFTNGSYCPPDDQPPCCTADEDICSLDGICKDCTTCFRHSDLVRDRPSTAQFREKLPWFLNALPSADCAKGGHGAYTNSVDLKGYETGVIQASEFRTYHTPLNTQGDYVNSLRAAREFSSRMSNLLKIDIFPYSVFYIFFEQYLNIWTVALSNLAIAIGAIFVVCLLITSSAWSSAIIVLVLVMILADLMGVMVVLGIQLNAVSVVNLIMSIGIAVEFCVHISHAFLMSNGNREQRARQALETMGASVFSGITLTKLVGVMVLCFARSEIFVVYYFQMYLALVIIGFLHGLVFLPVILSLAGPPQIHLDTEEEQQRRDEASSSLLN; encoded by the exons ATGGCGATCCCTTTCAAGCAACTGCTTACGCCTCTTCTCCTTTTACAG GTGATCAGTTTGTCAGTTTTAGTCAGCGCAGAGCTCATCTCCTCACTCAACACCCACTCTGCTCCAAG TAATAATAAACATTCAAATGAGTACTGCGCTATGTATGACATTTGTGGACAACGCTCCGACGGCAAAGTCCTCAACTGTCCTTATCCTTCCCCTTCCGTTAAG CCTGATGATCTGTTTTCTGCCAAAATACAAAGTCTCTGCCCAACCATTACTGGGAATGTCTGTTGCACTGAGACTCAGTTCGACACTTTGAGGTCTCAAGTTCAACAG GCTGTTCCTTTTCTTGTCGGTTGTCCTGCATGCTTAAGGAATTTCTTGAACCTCTTCTGCGAGCTCTCCTGCTCTCCCAATCAGTCCCTTTTCATCAATGTCACTTCCATTGCTCAG GTGGGTGGAAATTTGACAGTGGATGGTATAGATTATCTCACTACTGACATGTTTGGAGAAGGGCTTTACGAGTCTTGTAAAGAGGTGAAATTTGGAACTATGAACACTCGTGCCATCAATTTTGTTGGTGGTGGCGCTCAAAACTTCAAAG AGTGGTTTGCGTTTATCGGTCAGAAAGCACCACCTGGCTTCCCTGGTTCACCATATGCAATCAATTTCAAATCAAGTACCCCTGGGTTATCTGCAATGGCGCCAATGAACGTATCTACTTATTCGTGTGGCGACACATCACTTGGATGCTCTTGTGGCGACTGCCCTTCCTCACCCGCTTGCTCAAGTCCCGAACCCCTTCCTCCGCCACATCAAGAAGATTCCTGCTCATTCCGAATCGGTCCTCTTAAG GTTAGATGCATTGAGTTATCGATGGCACTGTTATACATCCTGCTGGTCTCTAGCTTCTTTGGATGGGCTGCTTTCAGTCGAACAAGAGATATAACGCAGCCTGATGGTAGCTCAGAGTCACTAGTGCATCTGTTGGAAGGAGATGGAATTAATAGTGAACTGAAGAAAAGCACACTTGGTGTCAAG GGGAAAAGACATGCTCACCTCTCTCCTGTTCAGAGATACATGGCAACATTTTACAA AACATACGGGTCATGGATTGCTAGAAATCCATCTCTTGTTCTTATCATATCGGTGGCTGTAGTTCTTGCACTCAGTTCAGGTCTCTTACATTTTAAGGTGGAAACACGGCCAGAAAAG CTGTGGGTAGGTCCTGAAAGCAAAGCAGCAGAAGAGAAAAAGTTCTTTGATAGCCACCTTTCACCATTCTACAGAATCGAGCAG CTTATCTTGGCCACTATTCCTGATCCCAAAACTGGGAGGGCTCCTAGTATTGTGACAGAAGAAAATATTCTTTTGCTTTTTGACATACAAGAGAAG GTCGATCAAATTCGTGGAAATTATTCAGGTTCAGAGGTCTTTCTGACTGACATCTGCTTGAAGCCGTTGGGGGAGGACTGCGCCACTCAGAGTATTCTGCAG TATTTCAAGATGGATGCTGAAAATTATGATGAGTATGGAGGAATTGAGCATGCTGAGTATTGTTTCCAG CATTACACGTCATCAGAGTTGTGTTTGAGCGCTTTTCAGGCGCCCGTTGATCCTAGTGCAGTGTTGGGAGGATTTTCGGGGAGTAACTATTCTGAG GCTACTGCGTTTGTTATAACATATCCAGTCAACAATATCGTTGGTGATTCGAGCAACGAGAACGCAAGGGCAATAGCATGGGAAAAATCGTTCATTCAATTAGCGAAG GAGGAGCTGCTATCTATGGTGCAATCCAATAATTTGACTCTCTCTTTTTCATCCGAAAGTTCAATAGAGGAAGAGCTGAAAAGAGAAAGCACTGCTGATGTTATAACAATAGCT GCAAGCTATCTGGTTATGTTTGTTTATATTTCCGTCACACTTGGAGATGCTCCGCAGTTTTCTACTTTCTTCATTTCATCAAAG GTCTTGCTCGGTCTTTCGGGGGTTGTGCTTGTCTTGCTTTCTGTACTTGGATCTGTTGGATTTTTCAGTGCCCTTGGAGTTAAATCCACATTGATCATAATGGAAGTCATTCCTTTCCTAGTCCTGGCG GTGGGAGTAGATAACATGTGCATATTGGTTCGTGCTGTAAAGAGACAACCCCGTGATATTTCTTTAGAGGACCGGATCAGCTCTGCACTTGTTGAAGTAGGTCCATCCATAACGTTGGCAAGTTTATCCGAAGTCTTGGCATTTGCTGTTGGAGCTTTTGTTCCAATGCCTGCATGTCGTATCTTTTCGATGTTTGCAG CTTTGGCTATTCTACTGGACTTCTTTCTGCAAATCACAGCATTTGTTGCGCTAATAGTTTTTGACTGCAGAAGAGCTGCAGATAACAGAATTGACTGTTTCCCTTGCGTAAAAGTTTCTTCATCGTCTCAAGAATCTGTTGAAG GTGGAAGTGAACCTGGGTTTCTTGAGAGATACATGAAG GAGGTTCATGCACCCGTACTTGGACTTTGGGTTGTAAAAATGGTTGTTGTTGCTGTATTCTTGGCTTTTGCGCTGGCAAGCATT GCCCTAAGTCCAAGGCTGGAAACTGGTTTGGAGCAGAAAATTGTTCTTCCTAGGGACTCTTATCTTCAA GACTATTTCGACAGTCTCGCAGAGTACCTCAGGGTGGGACCGCCTTTGTATTTTGTAGTCAAGGATTACAATTATAG CTTGGAATCAAGGCAGACGAATCAGTTGTGCTCTATCAGCCAGTGCAATTCGAATTCCCTTTTAAATGAG ATATCAAGAGCATCACAAGCTCCAGAAACAAGTTACATTGCCAAACCAGCTGCGTCTTGGCTCGATGATTTTCTTGTATggctatcaccagaggcttttGGCTGTTGTCGGAAGTTCACTAATGGCAGTTATTGTCCTCCAGATGATCAG CCACCCTGCTGCACAGCTGATGAAGATATATGCAGTTTAGATGGGATCTGTAAAGACTGTACCACA TGCTTTCGACACTCAGATTTGGTTCGGGATCGCCCATCTACAGCTCAGTTCAGGGAGAAACTACCCTGGTTTCTAAATGCTTTGCCTTCGGCTGACTGTGCAAAAGGTGGTCATGGAGCTTATACCAATAGCGTGGATTTGAAAG GGTATGAGACTGGGGTTATACAGGCATCTGAGTTCCGTACATACCACACTCCACTTAACACACAA GGTGACTATGTTAATTCACTACGAGCTGCCCGGGAGTTCAGTTCAAGAATGTCTAATTTGTTGAAG ATTGACATCTTTCCATATTCTGTGTTCTACATTTTCTTTGAGCAATATCTGAATATCTGGACCGTAGCTTTGTCAAACCTGGCTATAGCAATCG GTGCTATATTTGTTGTTTGCTTATTAATCACTTCCAG TGCCTGGAGTTCAGCCATCATTGTTCTTGTGTTAGTGATGATACTCGCGGACCTCATG GGTGTAATGGTGGTTTTGGGAATTCAACTCAATGCAGTTTCTGTTGTGAATTTGATAATGTCAATCGGGATTGCTGTAGAATTCTGCGTGCACATATCACATGCCTTCCTG ATGAGTAATGGGAACAGAGAACAAAGAGCGAGGCAGGCACTGGAAACCATGGGAGCTTCGGTTTTCAG TGGGATCACACTCACAAAACTTGTTGGAGTGATGGTGCTTTGCTTCGCACGATCGGAGATATTTGTG GTGTATTACTTTCAAATGTACTTGGCTTTGGTTATAATCGGCTTCTTGCATGGGCTCGTTTTCTTACCT GTCATACTAAGTTTAGCTGGGCCACCACAGATACACTTGGACACGGAGGAGGAGCAGCAGAGGAGAGACGAAGCTTCTTCTTCCCTATTGAACTGA
- the LOC108822247 gene encoding uncharacterized protein LOC108822247 — MEDSSASFVGNRYWVLRHGKSIPNERGLVVSSMENGVLPEYQLSPDGVAQAQLAGQSFLKQLEESKISLDKVRICYSPFSRTTHTAKVVAQVLNLPFDSPQCKMMETLRERYFGPTFELKSHDKYPEIWDLDEKDPFVGPEGGESADDVVSRLATAMLSMEAEFQGCAILVVSHGDPLQMLQNIMHSAKQHSGGDGGGLAERIQMSRVASVLSQHRKFALLTGELRPLV; from the exons atggaggattcATCGGCGTCGTTTGTAGGCAACAGATATTGGGTGCTCCGACATGGAAAGAGCATTCCCAACGAGAGAGGCCTCGTCGTCTCTTCAATG GAAAATGGTGTGCTCCCAGAGTACCAGTTATCCCCTGATGGTGTCGCTCAGGCTCAGCTCGCTGGCCAATCCTTCCTCAAg CAACTGGAGGAAAGTAAGATATCACTGGACAAGGTCCGCATTTGCTACTCCCCCTTCTCTAGAACCACCCACACCGCTAAGGTTGTCGCTCAGGTCCTCAATCTCCCTTTTGATTCCCCTCAATGCAAG ATGATGGAAACTCTGCGAGAACGCTACTTTGGACCTACATTTGAACTCAAGTCACATGACAAG TATCCGGAGATATGGGATCTTGACGAGAAAGATCCATTCGTGGGACCAGAAGGAGGTGAAAGCGCTGACGATGTTGTGTCCAGACTCGCCACTGCCATGTTATCCATGGAAGCAGAGTTTCAAGGGTGTGCAATTCTGGTGGTGAGCCACGGAGATCCACTGCAGATGTTGCAGAACATAATGCATTCAGCAAAGCAACATAGCGGAGGAGATGGTGGTGGTTTAGCAGAGAGGATTCAGATGAGCAGAGTTGCTTCTGTCTTGTCACAGCACCGTAAGTTTGCTTTGCTCACTGGCGAACTCCGACCCCtcgtctga
- the LOC108822246 gene encoding protein DETOXIFICATION 45, chloroplastic isoform X2, with protein MTHSRKALLREVNEVQTGKSRPVDVKRELVMLSLPAIAGQAIDPLTLLMETAYIGRLGSVELGSAAVSMSIFNTISKLFNIPLLSVSTSFVAEDIAKVAAQDLAQEDMHSDRVPSQGLPERKQLSSVSTALVLAIGIGIFEALALSLASGPFLRLMGVQSTSEMFIPARQFLVLRALGAPAYVVSLALQGIFRGFKDTKTPVYCLGIGNFLAIFLFPLFIYQFKMGVAGAAISSVISQYTVTILMIMRLNKRVILLPPKMGSLKFGDYLKSGGFVLGRTLSVLMTMTVATSMAARQGAFGMAAHQICMQVWLAVSMLTDALASSGQALIASSASKRDFEGVKEVTTFVLKIGVVTGITLAIVLGMSFSSIAGLFSKDPEVLQIVRKGVLFVAATQPITALAFIFDGLHYGMSDFPYAAWSMMVVGGISSAFMLYAPAGMGLSGVWVGLSMFMGFRMVAGFGRLMWKKGPWWFMHTSDKRLA; from the exons ATGACTCACTCCCGTAAGGCTCTCTTGAG GGAGGTGAATGAGGTTCAAACTGGGAAATCACGTCCTGTGGATGTAAAAAGAGAACTCGTTATGCTCTCTCTTCCTGCCATTGCTGGACAGGCTATTGATCCTTTGACGCTGCTCATGGAGACTGCTTACATTGGAAGACtcg GATCTGTAGAGCTGGGCTCGGCTGCCGTTTCTATGTCCATCTTCAATACCATATCTAAGCTCTTCAACATTCCTCTCCTCAGCGTTTCCACTTCTTTCGTCGCTGAAGATATCGCTAAGGTTGCCGCCCAAGATTTAGCCCAAG AGGATATGCACAGTGACAGAGTCCCTTCTCAAGGTTTACCAGAAAGGAAGCAGTTATCTTCAGTGTCTACTGCGCTAGTGTTAGCCATTGGAATTGGCATCTTCGAGGCACTTGCCCTGTCTTTGGCTTCTGGACCTTTTTTAAGGTTAATGGGTGTTCAATCT ACGTCAGAAATGTTCATTCCTGCGCGGCAGTTTCTTGTCCTTAGAGCACTTGGTGCCCCTGCTTATGTGGTCTCTTTAGCTCTTCAAGGCATTTTCCGTGGATTCAAGGATACTAAAACTCCAGTCTACTGTTTAG GTATTGGTAATTTTCTGGCTATATTTCTGTTCCCTTTGTTTATCTACCAGTTCAAGATGGGTGTAGCTGGGGCAGCAATCTCTAGCGTCATATCCCA GTACACTGTGACCATATTAATGATTATGCGTCTGAACAAAAGAGTTATACTGCTTCCTCCAAAGATGGGCTCACTAAAGTTTGGCGATTACCTAAAATCTG GGGGATTTGTTCTTGGAAGGACTCTATCAGTGCTCATGACCATGACTGTTGCCACGTCAATGGCGGCTCGCCAAGGAGCTTTTGGTATGGCAGCACATCAGATATGCATGCAAGTTTGGTTGGCGGTATCTATGCTTACGGATGCACTAGCTTCATCTGGACAG GCCTTAATCGCGAGTTCTGCATCCAAAAGAGACTTTGAAGGTGTGAAAGAGGTTACAACATTTGTTCTCAAG ATAGGAGTAGTGACAGGCATTACGCTGGCTATTGTGTTGGGGATGTCATTCAGTTCAATAGCTGGTTTGTTCTCCAAAGACCCTGAAGTTCTGCAGATTGTGAGAAAAGGTGTATTG TTTGTAGCGGCAACTCAACCAATCACAGCGCTAGCGTTTATATTTGATGGACTGCACTATGGAATGTCGGACTTCCCGTATGCAGCTTGGTCGATGATGGTGGTGGGAGGAATATCATCAGCGTTCATGCTGTATGCACCAGCAGGGATGGGGCTAAGTGGAGTGTGGGTGGGGCTGAGTATGTTCATGGGGTTTAGGATGGTGGCTGGATTCGGCAG ATTAATGTGGAAGAAGGGACCATGGTGGTTCATGCATACAAGTGACAAG CGTCTTGCTTAA
- the LOC108822246 gene encoding protein DETOXIFICATION 45, chloroplastic isoform X1, which translates to MESTASSARLVGGNQVSLPLTTTTHRFAQVKRKGNFQPLSGTTINDLSIHHTNNNPHSSVSPPFVTRRKSQINPDIGVFELEEHDDSLPEVNEVQTGKSRPVDVKRELVMLSLPAIAGQAIDPLTLLMETAYIGRLGSVELGSAAVSMSIFNTISKLFNIPLLSVSTSFVAEDIAKVAAQDLAQEDMHSDRVPSQGLPERKQLSSVSTALVLAIGIGIFEALALSLASGPFLRLMGVQSTSEMFIPARQFLVLRALGAPAYVVSLALQGIFRGFKDTKTPVYCLGIGNFLAIFLFPLFIYQFKMGVAGAAISSVISQYTVTILMIMRLNKRVILLPPKMGSLKFGDYLKSGGFVLGRTLSVLMTMTVATSMAARQGAFGMAAHQICMQVWLAVSMLTDALASSGQALIASSASKRDFEGVKEVTTFVLKIGVVTGITLAIVLGMSFSSIAGLFSKDPEVLQIVRKGVLFVAATQPITALAFIFDGLHYGMSDFPYAAWSMMVVGGISSAFMLYAPAGMGLSGVWVGLSMFMGFRMVAGFGRLMWKKGPWWFMHTSDKRLA; encoded by the exons ATGGAATCCACTGCGAGTAGCGCTAGATTAGTTGGCGGGAATCAAGTTTCGCTGCCCTTGACTACAACAACTCATAGATTTGCCCAAgtgaaaagaaaaggaaacttTCAACCTCTCTCTGGTACTACTATAAATGATCTCTCCATTCATCACACCAACAACAATCCACACTCGTCGGTGTCTCCTCCATTTGTGACTCGCCGGAAGAGCCAGATTAACCCTGACATTGGTGTTTTCGAGTTGGAGGAACACGATGACTCACTCCC GGAGGTGAATGAGGTTCAAACTGGGAAATCACGTCCTGTGGATGTAAAAAGAGAACTCGTTATGCTCTCTCTTCCTGCCATTGCTGGACAGGCTATTGATCCTTTGACGCTGCTCATGGAGACTGCTTACATTGGAAGACtcg GATCTGTAGAGCTGGGCTCGGCTGCCGTTTCTATGTCCATCTTCAATACCATATCTAAGCTCTTCAACATTCCTCTCCTCAGCGTTTCCACTTCTTTCGTCGCTGAAGATATCGCTAAGGTTGCCGCCCAAGATTTAGCCCAAG AGGATATGCACAGTGACAGAGTCCCTTCTCAAGGTTTACCAGAAAGGAAGCAGTTATCTTCAGTGTCTACTGCGCTAGTGTTAGCCATTGGAATTGGCATCTTCGAGGCACTTGCCCTGTCTTTGGCTTCTGGACCTTTTTTAAGGTTAATGGGTGTTCAATCT ACGTCAGAAATGTTCATTCCTGCGCGGCAGTTTCTTGTCCTTAGAGCACTTGGTGCCCCTGCTTATGTGGTCTCTTTAGCTCTTCAAGGCATTTTCCGTGGATTCAAGGATACTAAAACTCCAGTCTACTGTTTAG GTATTGGTAATTTTCTGGCTATATTTCTGTTCCCTTTGTTTATCTACCAGTTCAAGATGGGTGTAGCTGGGGCAGCAATCTCTAGCGTCATATCCCA GTACACTGTGACCATATTAATGATTATGCGTCTGAACAAAAGAGTTATACTGCTTCCTCCAAAGATGGGCTCACTAAAGTTTGGCGATTACCTAAAATCTG GGGGATTTGTTCTTGGAAGGACTCTATCAGTGCTCATGACCATGACTGTTGCCACGTCAATGGCGGCTCGCCAAGGAGCTTTTGGTATGGCAGCACATCAGATATGCATGCAAGTTTGGTTGGCGGTATCTATGCTTACGGATGCACTAGCTTCATCTGGACAG GCCTTAATCGCGAGTTCTGCATCCAAAAGAGACTTTGAAGGTGTGAAAGAGGTTACAACATTTGTTCTCAAG ATAGGAGTAGTGACAGGCATTACGCTGGCTATTGTGTTGGGGATGTCATTCAGTTCAATAGCTGGTTTGTTCTCCAAAGACCCTGAAGTTCTGCAGATTGTGAGAAAAGGTGTATTG TTTGTAGCGGCAACTCAACCAATCACAGCGCTAGCGTTTATATTTGATGGACTGCACTATGGAATGTCGGACTTCCCGTATGCAGCTTGGTCGATGATGGTGGTGGGAGGAATATCATCAGCGTTCATGCTGTATGCACCAGCAGGGATGGGGCTAAGTGGAGTGTGGGTGGGGCTGAGTATGTTCATGGGGTTTAGGATGGTGGCTGGATTCGGCAG ATTAATGTGGAAGAAGGGACCATGGTGGTTCATGCATACAAGTGACAAG CGTCTTGCTTAA
- the LOC130498528 gene encoding uncharacterized protein LOC130498528 — translation MPTSFMTGSIVGKRFYKKVTTREADDGNGWTVMLDYRTLKTPSKRPLKLPSLALAKAIAADWEYQLAEGIRPFTMPLMKLACTALERVPLTRPKIIEHNWEN, via the exons ATGCCAACGTCTTTCATGACGGGCTCGATCGTGGGGAAGAGGTTTTACAAGAAGGTGACGACGAGAGAGGCAGACGATGGGAATGGATGGACTGTGATGCTCGATTACAGAACACTCAAAACTCCTTCGAAGAGACCTCTCAAGCTTCCTTCTTTGGCTCTCGCCAAGGCCATCGCAGCTGACTGGGAGTATCAG CTAGCAGAAGGAATCAGACCATTCACAATGCCGCTGATGAAACTAGCATGTACTGCACTTGAAAGAGTTCCTCTTACACGCCCAAAGATTATTGAGCACAACTGGGAAAACTGA